In Persicimonas caeni, a single window of DNA contains:
- a CDS encoding SDR family oxidoreductase, with translation MAKSNADGETTAAIVQKVRDGIEELDDKIVGSDVLLTGFPGFLGEHVLERLIELQPESTFYLLIQSQMRGLAERYLDKLERENPHFEGRWELLEGDITDRFLGLDEERYHELTATVGVVWHLAAIYDLAVPEQIAYRVNVTGTIHVLDFCEACESLQRFNYISTCYVSGEREGKIYEDELDEGQGHKNHYESTKFWAEVEVQRRSKEIPTAIFRPGIVVGDSRTGETFKYDGPYYLMKLLRRLPDWMPMVNIGKGETVVNLVPIDFVADAMAFLGNKEGVEGQIFQLADPNPMRARDVVALTLDSMNKAPALATVPSSLLDVALSRQKVEELVGVPRESIVYFNHDARYDSSNTQRELKETAIRCPHLSTYMQTLVDYFLRNPEKEFLDKRRI, from the coding sequence ATGGCGAAGAGCAACGCAGACGGCGAGACGACGGCAGCCATCGTACAGAAGGTCCGCGACGGCATCGAGGAACTCGACGACAAGATCGTCGGCAGTGATGTCTTGTTGACCGGATTTCCCGGCTTTTTGGGTGAACACGTCCTCGAGCGGCTCATCGAGCTGCAGCCCGAGTCGACCTTTTATCTGCTCATTCAGTCCCAGATGCGCGGTCTCGCCGAGCGCTACCTCGACAAACTCGAGCGCGAGAATCCTCACTTCGAGGGGCGCTGGGAGCTTCTCGAGGGTGACATCACCGACCGCTTTTTGGGCCTCGATGAAGAGCGCTACCACGAGCTGACTGCGACCGTGGGCGTGGTCTGGCATCTGGCCGCCATCTATGATCTGGCCGTGCCCGAGCAAATCGCTTACCGGGTCAACGTGACCGGCACCATCCACGTGCTCGACTTCTGCGAGGCTTGCGAGAGCCTGCAGCGATTCAACTACATCTCGACGTGCTACGTCTCGGGCGAGCGCGAGGGCAAGATCTACGAGGACGAGCTCGACGAAGGGCAGGGGCACAAGAATCACTACGAGTCGACCAAGTTTTGGGCCGAGGTCGAGGTCCAGCGGCGCTCGAAGGAAATCCCCACCGCCATTTTCCGACCGGGTATCGTCGTGGGCGACTCGCGCACCGGCGAGACGTTCAAGTACGACGGCCCCTACTACCTGATGAAGCTGCTGCGCCGGCTGCCCGACTGGATGCCGATGGTCAATATCGGCAAAGGCGAGACGGTGGTGAACCTGGTGCCCATCGACTTCGTCGCCGACGCGATGGCTTTTCTGGGCAACAAAGAGGGCGTCGAAGGCCAGATCTTCCAACTCGCCGACCCCAACCCGATGCGCGCCCGCGACGTCGTGGCGCTGACCCTCGACTCGATGAACAAAGCTCCGGCGCTGGCCACGGTGCCCTCGAGCCTGCTCGATGTGGCGCTGAGTCGCCAGAAGGTCGAAGAGCTGGTCGGCGTGCCCCGCGAGTCGATCGTCTACTTCAACCACGACGCCCGCTACGACTCGAGCAACACCCAACGCGAGCTCAAAGAGACGGCGATCCGCTGCCCGCACCTGTCGACCTACATGCAGACGTTGGTCGACTACTTCCTGCGCAATCCCGAAAAAGAGTTCTTGGACAAGCGTCGGATTTGA